From the genome of Anoplopoma fimbria isolate UVic2021 breed Golden Eagle Sablefish unplaced genomic scaffold, Afim_UVic_2022 Un_contig_8269_pilon_pilon, whole genome shotgun sequence, one region includes:
- the LOC129116308 gene encoding uncharacterized protein LOC129116308, translating into MNLQRNERGHWYHEVKGEHLNLEDLKERARGVPNKYLFKDNIPRYPEPEFHVRHLKHDTDGNGLHGIRGDEGFRNPGEDSLLWWSLVVEPDEITAAETRLLETTYPDRTEEQAQNQGSFLRKFATSPAFMKTSRMGSYRFTFPLEEVLDAYREQFCDGEPPVMRVYSTHLYKQEVMYAVLVHSPAHNRKFSRYPLLSDDPNGVCTYKDGRFIWRSQAMSETHEYELVWRPDQNLMKGRYVYDRPEYYVWDHVAVALHVENQVLKFDAGRLRENLKFCNAGPVTLPGATFEDFKEAEETVQDLWPDQLLTTE; encoded by the exons ATGAATCTCCAAAGAAACGAGAGAGGACATTGGTACCACGAAGTTAAAGGAGAGCACTTGAATCTGGAGGATTTGAAAGAGAGAGCTCGAGGAGTTCCTAACAAATACCTCTTCAAAGACAACATCCCGCGATACCCTGAACCAGAGTTTCATGTGCGCCATCTGAAACACGACACAGATGGAAATGGATTACATGGCATCAGGGGGGATGAAGGCTTCAGGAACCCGGGGGAAGACTCTCTGCTGTGGTGGAGTCTGGTTGTGGAACCCGACGAGATCACAGCAGCTGAGACGAGGCTCCTGGAGACCACCTACCCGGACCGGACGGAGGAGCAGGCCCAGAACCAGGGGAGCTTCCTGAGGAAGTTTGCCACCTCCCCGGCCTTCATGAAGACCTCCAGGATGGGCTCCTACCGCTTCACCTTCCCTCTGGAGGAGGTGCTGGATGCTTACAGGGAGCAG TTCTGTGATGGTGAGCCGCCCGTCATGCGGGTGTATAGCACCCACCtttacaaacaggaagtgatgtacGCAGTGCTGGTCCACAGCCCCGCCCATAACAGGAAGTTCTCACGTTATCCTTTGCTGTCCGACGACCCAAACGGCGTCTGCACTTACAAGGACGGCCGTTTCATCTGGAGGAGTCAGGCCATGAGTGAGACACATGA atatGAGTTGGTCTGGAGACCTGATCAAAACCTGATGAAAGGTCGGTATGTGTATGACCGTCCCGAGTATTATGTGTGGGATCATGTTGCTGTCGCCCTGCACGTGGAGAACCAG GTTCTGAAATTTGATGCCGGACGACTGAGAGAGAACCTCAAGTTCTGCAACGCAGGACCTGTAACGCTCCCTGGTGCCACATTTGAAGACTTCAAAGAGGCTGAAGAGACTGTTCAAGATTTGTGGCCTGACCAACTCCTCACCACTGAATAA
- the LOC129116310 gene encoding uncharacterized protein LOC129116310, with the protein MNPQINKRGHSNHEVKGEHWNLEDLKAKTEPGTNQYLFRDNIPPYPKPEFHVRHLKHDTNKNGLHGIRGDEGFRNPGYEGFRNPGKDSLLWWSLVVEPDEITAAETRLLETTYPDRTEEQAQNQWSFLWKFATSPAFMKTSRMGSYRFTFPLEEVLDAYREQFCDGKRPVMRVYSTHLYKQEVMYAVLVHSPAHNRKFRRYPLLSDDPNGVCTYKDGRFIWRSQAMSETHEYKLVWRPDQNLMKGRYLYYRPQYYVWDHVAVALHVEDQVLEFDVGRLRENLKFCNAGPVTLPGATFEDFEEAEETVQDLWPYHPSPLEEE; encoded by the exons ATGAATCCCCAAATAAACAAGAGAGGACATAGTAACCACGAAGTTAAAGGAGAGCACTGGAATCTGGAGGATTTGAAAGCGAAAACTGAACCAGGGACAAACCAATACCTCTTCAGAGACAACATCCCACCATACCCTAAACCAGAGTTTCATGTGCGCCATCTGAAACACGACACCAACAAAAATGGATTACATGGCATCAGGGGGGATGAAGGCTTCAGGAACCCGGGGTATGAAGGCTTCAGGAACCCGGGGAAAGACTCTCTGCTGTGGTGGAGTCTGGTTGTGGAACCCGACGAGATCACAGCAGCTGAGACGAGGCTCCTGGAGACCACCTACCCGGACCGGACGGAGGAGCAGGCCCAGAACCAGTGGAGCTTCCTGTGGAAGTTTGCCACCTCCCCGGCCTTCATGAAGACCTCCAGGATGGGCTCCTACCGCTTCACCTTCCCTCTGGAGGAGGTGCTGGATGCTTACAGGGAGCAG TTCTGTGACGGTAAGCGGCCCGTCATGCGGGTGTATAGCACCCACCtttacaaacaggaagtgatgtacGCAGTGCTGGTCCACAGCCCCGCCCATAACAGGAAGTTCAGACGTTATCCTTTGCTGTCCGACGACCCAAACGGCGTCTGCACTTACAAGGACGGCCGTTTCATCTGGAGGAGTCAGGCCATGAGTGAGACACATGA atatAAGTTGGTCTGGAGACCTGATCAAAACCTGATGAAAGGTCGGTATCTGTATTACCGTCCCCAGTATTATGTGTGGGATCATGTTGCTGTCGCCCTGCACGTGGAGGACCAG GTTCTGGAATTTGATGTCGGACGACTGAGAGAGAACCTCAAGTTCTGCAACGCAGGACCTGTAACACTCCCTGGTGCCACATTTGAAGACTTCGAAGAGGCTGAAGAGACTGTTCAAGATTTGTGGCCTTACCATCCCTCACCACTGGAGGAAGAATAA